In Alosa alosa isolate M-15738 ecotype Scorff River chromosome 19, AALO_Geno_1.1, whole genome shotgun sequence, a genomic segment contains:
- the alkal2b gene encoding ALK and LTK ligand 2, translating into MSALRTPVLIGLLLLIFTAGYCKQSAVPTGVRDGRSLLELIMDKVRVAREHHTEDSESSVQHASRKQEYSIETKEVNEVNKSQHNEQILEIFPRDLRQKDKLLKHLTGPLYFSPKCSKLFYRLYHNTRDCTIPAYYKRCARLLTRLAGSQKCTDG; encoded by the exons ATGAGCGCCCTGCGCACACCTGTCTTGATTGGACTCCTACTGTTGATATTCACCGCCGGATACTGCAAGCAGAGCGCCGTTCCCACGGGCGTCCGGGACGGCCGGAGCCTCTTGGAGCTCATCATGGACAAAGTACGAGTTGCACGGGAGCATCACACGGAGGACAGCGAGAGCAGCGTGCAGCATGCGTCCAGAAAACAAGAATATTCTATCGAGACAAAGGAAGTGAATGAAGTGAACAAATCACAACACAACGAGCAAATTTTAG AAATTTTTCCAAGAGATCTTAGACAGAAGGATAAACTTTTGAAACACTTAACAG GGCCGCTATACTTCAGTCCAAAGTGTAGCAAACTCTTTTATAGATTATATCATAATACCAGAGACTGCACAATACCTGCCT ATTATAAAAGATGTGCACGACTACTGACCAGGTTAGCAGGGAGTCAGAAATGCACAGACGGATAG